In Persicimonas caeni, a single window of DNA contains:
- a CDS encoding reverse transcriptase family protein yields MTRPSREELYRRIRESSKDSVILDEMLRLGFWDSEEGANDVPEELIRREAELRQELRKLTAQQRRYENRDAALKAMRKERLRESREKRAANKQRRKEERLARAMAWDETQKTHIVYLGEDVSTHLEKLDYDAEKLAKHALPDFPDHVALADALGVSMAELRFLAYHREVSTVTHYRRFQMPKKRGGFRNISAPMPRLKRAQTWILENILDHVPLRDEAHGFRPSRSIVSNARPHVGQDVVINMDVKDFFPTVTLWRVFGVFESLGYSPSVATILALLCTELPVEELELDGKTWYVATGERCLPQGGPTSPAITNILCRRMDARLAGIADKHGFVYTRYADDLTFSASGEAAEAVTKLLWHVKTVVQEEGFELHPDKQRIMRSGRRQEVTGLVVNDRLSVPRDDVRAFRALLHRVKTAGLERAHWKGESDNLLDRIHGFASFVHMVDAERYAELRAEAKEVLDAHGYAPQPVPPKPKSERQDASAEGDGAAKPKKGLWAKIKGFFAGAD; encoded by the coding sequence GCGCCAACGATGTGCCCGAGGAGCTGATTCGCCGCGAGGCCGAGCTTCGCCAGGAACTGCGAAAGCTCACCGCCCAACAGCGCCGCTACGAGAACCGCGACGCCGCCTTGAAGGCGATGCGAAAGGAGCGGCTTCGCGAGTCGCGCGAGAAACGCGCGGCCAACAAGCAGCGGCGCAAAGAGGAGCGGCTCGCCCGCGCCATGGCGTGGGACGAGACCCAAAAGACCCATATCGTCTACCTGGGCGAAGACGTCTCCACGCACCTCGAGAAGCTCGACTACGACGCCGAGAAGCTCGCCAAGCACGCGCTGCCCGACTTCCCCGACCACGTCGCCCTCGCCGACGCGCTGGGCGTGTCGATGGCCGAGCTGCGCTTTCTGGCCTACCACCGCGAGGTGTCGACGGTGACCCACTACCGTCGCTTCCAGATGCCCAAAAAGCGCGGCGGCTTCCGCAATATCTCGGCGCCGATGCCGCGGCTCAAGCGCGCGCAGACCTGGATTCTGGAGAATATCCTCGACCACGTCCCGCTTCGCGACGAGGCCCACGGGTTTCGGCCGTCACGCTCGATCGTGTCGAACGCCCGGCCGCACGTCGGCCAGGACGTCGTCATCAACATGGACGTCAAAGACTTCTTCCCGACGGTCACGTTGTGGCGGGTCTTCGGGGTCTTCGAGTCGCTCGGCTACTCGCCGTCGGTCGCCACGATTCTGGCGCTGTTGTGCACCGAGCTTCCCGTCGAAGAGCTCGAGCTCGACGGCAAGACCTGGTACGTGGCCACCGGCGAGCGCTGCCTACCGCAAGGCGGGCCGACGAGCCCCGCGATCACCAATATCTTGTGCCGACGCATGGACGCTCGCCTGGCGGGCATCGCCGACAAGCACGGCTTCGTCTACACGCGCTACGCCGACGACCTGACGTTCTCGGCCTCCGGCGAAGCCGCCGAAGCGGTCACCAAGCTTCTGTGGCACGTCAAAACCGTCGTTCAGGAAGAGGGCTTCGAGCTGCACCCCGACAAGCAGCGCATCATGCGAAGCGGGCGCCGCCAAGAGGTGACCGGGCTGGTGGTCAACGACCGTTTGTCGGTGCCGCGCGACGACGTGCGCGCCTTCCGCGCGTTGCTCCACCGCGTCAAGACCGCCGGCCTCGAGCGCGCCCACTGGAAGGGCGAGAGCGACAACCTGCTCGACCGCATCCACGGGTTCGCCAGCTTCGTGCACATGGTCGACGCCGAGCGCTACGCCGAGCTGCGCGCGGAGGCCAAAGAGGTGCTCGACGCCCACGGGTACGCGCCGCAGCCGGTGCCGCCGAAGCCGAAGTCCGAGCGCCAAGATGCCTCGGCCGAGGGCGACGGCGCTGCGAAGCCCAAAAAGGGGCTGTGGGCGAAGATCAAAGGCTTCTTTGCCGGGGCGGACTGA